A window of Argopecten irradians isolate NY chromosome 1, Ai_NY, whole genome shotgun sequence contains these coding sequences:
- the LOC138320594 gene encoding beta-microseminoprotein-like translates to MSALWIVTLICVLSVRVESSCMMSMPDPNGDGCSYKGHHIAPGDTYRDMDACMSCNCGKDSSMQCCGFGHQAGVFAIPDSCYMLKDGCSFKIVSAHNHLEPCDTTLVG, encoded by the exons ATGTCGGCTCTTTGGATTGTCACCTTGATCTGTGTCCTCTCTGTAAGAGTGGAGTCCTCGTGTATGATGTCGATGCCAGACC CCAATGGTGACGGATGTAGTTATAAAGGACATCACATTGCGCCTGGAGATACTTACAGGGATATGGATGCCTGTATGTCATGTAACTGTGGCAAGGACAGCAGCATGCAGTGCTGTGG ATTTGGACACCAGGCTGGAGTGTTTGCTATCCCTGACAGCTGTTACATGCTGAAAGACGGATGTAGCTTCAAAATCGTCAGTGCTCATAATCATTTAGAACCTTGTGATACTACTCTTGTAGGTTGA
- the LOC138320572 gene encoding nose resistant to fluoxetine protein 6-like: protein MKVGKWNILYSVLLGIITLSLSVRADRTLDYSKAMKTLRTLTDREHVRMTRTSLITELFEGIVGESQPYIDRFKEALLVERDEVGRENFNVSQECLDDAKQVIVGLERREYWAMQMLDAMAKPPSDILSGNIYWTGGYEECLAVDGTVYVNTTSDTAPQYQIQARQCLGSLQLGKLEIYLGFCIPRRCSVEDANRLVNTAFSVFSNTLRINGMVCPEVETEYDTKAIVSLLICSIIGLMMVIGTGYDVIIVRRKDVEGNKVSPSVHTNVDNTGDSLNESTSLLNKAKTIKVKEKDQGTLVKVLMSFSVMSNGERILSTAQAQGSLTALNGMRFLSITWVILGHCFNIAQTSPSINPVSFGNKVYHMWTFQAIANALVSVDTFFTMSGLLLAYLFMKDIKKSGEMNWPLFYFHRFWRLTPIYMLVLMMESNLTKYMGGDGGPVWPKDGIDSNCEKWWWTNLLYINNLFSMDKFCMPWSWYLSNDMQFFVISPLLLVPLYRKKFAGLVVCVVALFASLLTTGILSTHNEWVVDSMMPTVSIEESTNYFEGYYSKPWCRISPYIIGMMTGFALQECKCKFKINKWLNLLCWLIAAGVACSVLYGLYGVMTGSTISVPVASFYNTVNRAAWGACVCWVIFACATGNGGFVNTLLSWKAFVPLSRLSYAAYLIHLVFIGVIVSTAQYPTYTTIINQVVFFLGILVITFLGSFVVSLAFESPMMGLEKVVFPRKRR from the exons ATGAAAGTAGGCAAGTGGAATATACTATACTCCGTGTTGTTAGGAATAATAACACTATCACTCAGCGTTAGAGCGGATAGAACTCTAGACTACAGCAAGGCCATGAAGACTCTGAGAACACTGACAGACAGAGAACATGTCAGAATGACAAGAACAAGTTTAATCACCGAATTATTTGAAGGTATTGTTGGGGAATCACAACCTTACATCGACAGATTCAAGGAAGCACTTTTAGTGGAGAGAGATGAAGTGGGGAGAGAGAATTTCAACGTTTCTCAGGAGTGTTTGGATGATGCTAAACAAGTAATAGTTGGATTAGAGAGGAGAGAGTACTGGGCCATGCAAA TGCTTGACGCCATGGCCAAGCCTCCTAGTGACATCCTGAGCGGTAACATATACTGGACTGGAGGTTACGAGGAGTGTTTAGCGGTGGATGGGACGGTGTATGTAAATACCACCAGTGATACTGCACCTCAGTACCAGATTCAAGCCAGACAATGTCTAGGTTCACTACAGCTG GGAAAACTTGAAATATATCTTGGATTCTGTATACCAAGGAGGTGCAGTGTGGAGGATGCAAATAGACTTGTTAATACAG CTTTTTCTGTGTTCTCCAATACATTACGGATCAATGGTATGGTTTGTCCGGAGGTGGAAACGGAATACGATACGAAGGCCATCGTCAGCTT ATTGATCTGCAGTATTATTGGTCTAATGATGGTAATTGGGACCGGATATGACGTAATCATTGTAAGACGTAAGGACGTTGAGGGAAATAAGGTCAGCCCTAGTGTCCATACGAACGTTGATAACACAGGGGATTCCCTCAACGAAAGTACCAGTCTACTAAACAAGGCGAAAACTATTAAAGTAAAGGAGAAAGATCAGG GAACTCTTGTGAAAGTGCTGATGTCCTTCTCTGTGATGAGTAACGGCGAGAGGATCCTGAGTACAGCCCAGGCCCAGGGCAGTCTGACTGCTCTTAATGGCATGAGGTTCCTCAGTATCACCTGGGTCATACTCGGACATTGTTTTAATATCGCTCAGACTTCGCCTTCAA TTAATCCAGTCTCCTTCGGAAATAAGGTTTATCATATGTGGACATTCCAAGCCATAGCGAATGCTTTGGTCTCTGTGGATACGTTTTTTACAATGAG CGGTCTTTTGTTGGCATATCTGTTCATGAAGGACATAAAGAAGAGTGGTGAAATGAATTGGCCCCTATTTTATTTTCACAGATtctggag GTTGACCCCGATTTATATGCTGGTGCTAATGATGGAGTCTAATCTCACTAAATACATGGGAGGAGATGGTGGACCAGTCTGGCCGAAAGATGGAATCGACAGTAACTGTGAGAAATGGTGGTGGACAAATCTCTTATATATCAACAATCTGTTCTCCATGGACAAATtc TGTATGCCTTGGTCGTGGTACTTGTCAAATGATATGCAGTTTTTCGTCATTAGTCCGCTACTACTTGTACCTCTCTATCG TAAGAAGTTCGCAGGTTTAGTGGTTTGTGTAGTAGCGTTATTTGCATCACTACTAACGACAGGAATTCTCAGCACCCATAATGAGTGGGTCGTCGATTCTATGATGCCGACTGTTTCCATTGA AGAATCAACCAACTATTTCGAAGGCTACTATTCCAAACCCTGGTGCAGGATCAGTCCATACATTATCGGTATGATGACGGGATTCGCTCTTCAGGAGTGTAAATGTAAATTCAAAATCAACAAG TGGTTGAACCTGTTGTGTTGGCTGATCGCCGCTGGTGTTGCCTGTTCCGTACTTTACGGGTTGTATGGAGTGATGACCGGTTCGACTATTAGTGTACCGGTAGCTTCATTTTACAACACTGTTAATAGGGCAGCTTGGGGAGCGTGCGTATGCTGGGTCATATTCGCATGCGCGACCGGAAATGGGG GTTTTGTGAATACTCTGCTGTCGTGGAAGGCGTTTGTTCCGCTCAGCCGTCTGTCGTACGCAGCATACCTCATACATCTAGTGTTTATAGGTGTCATAGTCAGCACGGCACAATACCCAACTTATACTACAATTATCAACCAG gTAGTATTCTTCCTTGGTATACTGGTGATAACATTCCTCGGATCGTTTGTTGTATCGCTTGCGTTCGAATCCCCTATGATGGGACTGGAGAAAGTCGTATTCCCCCGAAAAAGGCGATAA